The following are encoded together in the Anopheles nili chromosome 3, idAnoNiliSN_F5_01, whole genome shotgun sequence genome:
- the LOC128726059 gene encoding uncharacterized protein LOC128726059 has translation MAPFKLKFRMGSGSSRSTSQEQDVVVDSQSNPVGPLLNSANAVEFGSSTTLDSEQNNDSLVSMSNDRRALILTSNTTDEPILGYDNPSLTNTEPTNVIPLSPPPSYEHVLEENRLAALDKENNRTSLLNLSPTALGYEMMANNQSAGSEQLPPCPEQDSPGRTRKQESIDSSLYTCSSTTTPSQENLLTCTGSCDPLYQMSCNEGLQDLAEEMETMVIDETCLSNENQDALSMDEECSTYSNSQPIYDQHTTVPKAEIKGPEILYKSSKQLYKAVAKECGITCKMSDQCRCLDCQSRYFDCEYDQNENEKTDGGLGAGTPMFISEVMHGTACTIL, from the exons ATGGCTCCCTTTAAGCTTAAGTTCCGCATGGGTAGTGGGTCGTCGCGTAGTACCTCTCAGGAGCAGGATGTCGTAGTAGATAGCCAATCCAATCCGGTCGGACCTCTTTTGAACAGTGCGAACGCAGTTGAGTTCGGTAGCAGCACCACCCTTGACTCAGAGCAGAATAACGATAGCCTTGTGTCGATGAGCAACGACCGGCGCGCCTTAATACTGACCAGTAACACTACCGACGAACCAATACTAG GATATGACAATCCTTCGCTCACGAACACAGAGCCTACTAACGTTATACCACTTAGCCCACCGCCGTCGTACGAGCATGTGCTAGAAGAA AACCGCCTCGCAGCTTTGgataaagaaaacaatcgAACATCCTTGCTAAACCTATCGCCAACCGCGCTGGGGTACGAAATGATGGCTAACAATCAATCGGCTGGTTCCGAGCAGCTGCCTCCCTGTCCGGAGCAGGATTCTCCCGGCAGAACGAGAAAGCAGGAATCCATCGATTCGTCTCTGTATACCTGTAGCTCTACAACGACTCCCTCGCAGGAGAACCTGCTCACCTGTACGGGATCCTGCGATCCTCTGTATCAGATGAGCTGCAACGAAGGCCTGCAAGATTTAG ctgaagaaatggaaacaatgGTCATCGACGAAACATGCCTATCGAACGAAAACCAAGATGCTCTGTCGATGGACGAAGAGTGCAGTACGTACAGTAACTCACAGCCGATCTACGATCAACACACGACGGTCCCAAAGGCGGAAATCAAGGGTCCAGAGATACTGTACAAGTCCAGCAAGCAGCTGTACAAAGCTGTAGCCAAGGAGTGTGGCATCACGTGCAAGATGTCCGATCAGTGTCGCTGTTTGGACTGTCAAAGTCGATACTTTGACTGCGAGTATGATCAG aatgaaaacgaaaaaactgATGGAGGATTAGGCGCTGGTACGCCAATGTTCATCAGTGAAGTTATGCACGGTACCGCGTGCACAATACTCTAA